The DNA window CCCTTTTGAAAATCCATTGGATAATAACATCATTCAATAAACGCAAACATATTTCAACTGAGAGCTTTGTCTTGTAATGCTATAATGAAGCCCAGTAAACTGGTCATAAGCATTTACTTTTTCAGTAGtatgtatataattatattgatgttaTTGGGGTCATTCATTAGCTTCTTGTCTTACCTAATACTTATGTTGACGTTGATGTGAACACGTCTATTGGTCAGAGCTCTGAAAATTTGAATATCAAGATGCCAGAAGttctttatttttgatttaCACATTAATCTTCAGCATCTCAACTTGTTAATAGGTCTAAAACAAAAGATTAAGTAGTTTGGGGATTTCATGTTAGAACTTAGAATATAATTGGTATGAGCCAATTCTTTTAAAAgcttaaactatttttttagaaagGAAATGTGTTGCATgccatttagaaaaaaataataataaaataaaaatctgcaAGTGTCCTTGTGATGAGTGCATCACTTcattttattactattatttttaattaatatcataTTTCTGGCACATTAATTATTGACTACTTTGTATATAGAAACTATCAACTTATAAGTAAATGAAGATTGAGGATTAGTTAAACCTATTATAAAGTGTTAAAACTTTGAACTAATAAAGGAGCATATAGTAGCACCATCCACTGACACTAGCGTCTTTTGATTACTTTTGTTGAAGATTCTTTGTATCTCTCATGAATTGGTAACATTGGGAGAAAAGTGTTAGTTCTGTTATATATTGAAGTTTTATatgatagaaaaattaaaaagaaaaggaagaaggatTAGTTGATGCAATGAATAATGATCATGTGGTGTGAACATGAATCAAAGtgttttaattataattgatatgaaccaattctatttttatgaaattgggtGCTTCTTCCAAGCTTGATTCAGAAATTGCTTTTGAATATGCAGAATGTTCCTTACTTGGGATGCAGTGCCTTGTATACTTGTAAGTTCATTGACTGTTGGTCATTATATTATATTgagctattttttttattacatttcaAATCATGATTGTGTTGAATTCTGTGGTGGTTGCAGCCTAGTAGTTATTGGATGAATTTTAGTTTCATGTACCTTTATACTTTGTGCTGGATTTCTGTTTCTTCATCCATGCAGTTCGGTTTTGATACTTGACACTATATCTAAACTCATATTTGCAATACAATGTATTCGTTCCCTTTCTGAATACTAAGTTCTTAATTACTTCTTAGAGTGAGTCTGCATTATTTAAGATTTTCCTGTTCTTGTATGGCACTTcaatttatttaagattttcttagacaatttatattattatttttttatttaagattttcAGGTGTGTGACACTTATTAGAACTTCTCCATGAGAAATGAGTAAATTAGTTAATGAAATATATTTGAACTatttatgttattatatattatataaatgttgacttgttgagtaaattagttaatatattttttaattaaaaaataatataatttgataaattatttgtgtaatttgtatataaaaaaattattacaaaataaatagtattttgtaactaaagaaaaaaatgttacaaaattaagttacattttgtaacaaaattttatgataggaaaaaataGATTGTCACCAAAAATACCttgaagatcaaaatttgttaccacTTTTGTAATGACTTCTGATTTTTTGTATCacaaaaatttgttacaaaatatcatTTTGAATTGTAATAGttccattttttgttacaaaaactttttataATGGGACATACTGGAACGGCtcctttttttgttataaaattcttttgtttcaaaattttgattttttgtaacaatttgtaaatctcagtcaggcagattcaaatggttatggggttttgataattaaaagataaataaaacataaaataggatagagatacttatgtaattcattggtgggaatttcagataagcgtatggagatgctttgttccactcgaatctctgctttcctactgccttcatccagtcatgcttactcccttccatgacaagctgtatgttaggggatcaccgttgtcaatggctaccatccgtcctctcagtgaaaatggtccagctacgggttacgtagcgctaatcatctgttggttctcgatcgtgtcggaataagatccaatgattcttttacgcactgtcactgcgcccagcactcgcgagtttacagctcgtcacagtcatcccatcccatatcctactcggaataccacagacaaggtttagactttatggatctcaagaatgctgccaattgattctagcttataccacgaagactctgatctcacggaatggaaggctttGTTGTCAGGAAAGGCAACCATGCGACGTGGACcaagaggccaagagatacacactcaagctattgcaaatagaatggaagtggttgtcaggcacgcgttcataagtgagaatgatgatgagtgtcatggatcatcacattcatcaggttgaagtacgagtgaatatcttagaataagaataagcttaaattgaatagaagaacaatagtactttgcattaattcatgaggagcagcagagctccacaccttaatctatgaggtgtagaaactccaccgttgaaaatacataagtgataatgttGTTCATTAGTTTCAGCCCCAGAGggggaaccagaataaccaagactctaatacaatgagaaaaaagtaatatttatactaaaactagtagctagggtttacagaaaatgagtaactaaggtagataatgcagaaatccacttctggggtccacttggtgtatgcttgggctgagcattgaagctttcatgtgcataggcttttcttagagttaaacgctaactctggtgccagtttgggcgtttaactccagcttttattccagttctggtgttaaacgccagaaaagggtctctaacCGGCGTtttgatgccagtttgggccatcaaatctcaaaaaAAGTACGAACTgttatacattgctgaaaatcccaagatgtctactttccaacgcaattgagagtgcagcaattgggcttctgtagctccagaaaagctacttcgagtgcaggaggtcagaatccaacaacatctgcagtcctttttcagcctcagaatcagatttttgctcaggtccctcaatttcagccagaaaatacctgaaatcacagaaaaatacacaaactcatagtaaagtccagaaatgtgatttttgcataaaaaactaataattatatactaaaaactaactaaatcatactgaAAATAAACCCGAACCCGATTACCCGGGTCCAACCCGCCTCGCCCTTCTAGAGGGCCCGAAGCCGGCCCTCTAGAATTCCTAACCGACTTTCGAATTCAAACGTCTCCCTTATCTTAGCCAatcaagataagataagataactaccaTCACCTATAAATAGAGGACCCAGGTCCCCCCAGGTATTCACTCATTCCTCATACCTTATACCTCTCagatccattctgacttgagcgtcggagtgtctttgcaggtaacTCCCCCCTTTGCTCCTGTCAAGCGATCCGGCATCCGCCTCGACCCGCAAGTTTTCGATCCATCCCTCAACCCGTACCAGAGACATCTTGTACATTGGTGCCGTCTGTGGGGAACTTGCGCTGACTAAACCGGAATGGGGGACGTACTTGAAGAAGCCTCCTCAAGCCGGGATGACTCTCGAATAAAGAATCTGACCCCAGAACACCAGGAGGTCGCAAACCAAGGAAGGATAGCAAGTACCATCCACCATGCACAGAATAAGGAAAACGATCACATCGTCACGGAACCGCGACACCCTGAGAAAACAGGGGACAAAGCGGCACAAATCATCCAAGATCTCTGCCTCCGGGTCCAGGAACTCGAAGGCAGATTGGCCACCAAGGAAAGATACAATAACGAACACGGAAGCCATGCAATTTCCAGATTAAAATCTCGCCATGGCAGATCGCCAACTCGCCGACACGATAGGAGAGACGATCGCAGCACCTCGCGCGACCACAGGCGAGAAAAATTGCCAGAACGGCGATACAGCCAAGGCACAACCGCAGTGCTTCCCGATATCCGAGTCGTCAGTGCGACTCGGACGAAGATTGGCGACACCGAGAGACCAAGCGCACAAGAAATGACCACACGATAATGGGAGCCACACCTTTCACGGAAAGGATCTTGAAAGCAAAACTCCCTAAAGGTTTCGATAAACCCACTGACATGAAGTATGACAGAACTAAAGATCCCCAAGAACATCTAACGACCTTCGAGGCCAGGATGAACCTAGAAGGAGCGGCCGACGTAGTCCGATGCAGGGCCTTCCCGGTGACCCTAGCCGGGCCAACAATCAAATGGTTCAACGCCCTCCCGAACGGATCCATAGCTGGCTTCCATGACATTACACGAAAGTTCATGCCCCAGTTCACGACCAGAATCACTAAAGCTAAACACCCCATCAGCTTGCTAGGGGTCACACAAAAACAGGACGAATCCACAAGGAAATACCTCGATCGCTTCAATGACGAATGTCTAATGGTCGACGGGCTCACGGATTCAATCGCAAGCCTTTGCTTAACCAACGGGCTCATGAACGAAGACTTCCGCAAACACCTCACCACCAAACCTGTGTGGACCATGCATGAGATTCAAAATGTCACCAAAGATTACATAAATGACGAAGAGGTCATCCAGGTCGTCACTGCCAAAAAGCAGCAACACAACCACACCCAACACGGCAACCTGGCACCACGACATAACCCACCACCCAGAGAAAATCAAAGGGACCACCCAAAACTGACAAACACAAGCCGACCACCAAGAATCGGCAAATTCTCTAATTACATGCCCCTGACAGCACCAATTACCGAGATatatgatgccagggcatctaggccagtttcattgaccttttctttactgttttagggtagtttcatgcattttcttagtgaataagatAAGTTTTcgatgaaaatacactcacaccttgattcaagcaactagtgtgaactttgcatgatttcatgagaattttgctagaatttcatgataaaattgatgatgcataatctcatgactttggctagagctttgatgcactttaattgcttgatttcagggcaaaggaagcaaggaattgggcaattgttcaagcttagagagattggattgccaaggaattgggatccaatcacttaagattgccaaggagatcaatgaatgcattgattgaggaagagatgagaatgaacttgatccggagaatgaaACATCTCCTGAAACCAATGAttaccccatttctgatcttacccattctctttactttctgccatttattttcatgctcattaccccaaatccccatttaagattctgcactttaatttctgttatttactttccagtcatttaaatttctgcaagttCTCAATCTaatttctgtttagctcaactagcatattcttctaactaaagttgcttgaccaatcaatccttgtgggattcgacctcactctattgtgagttttacttaacgacaattcggtatacttgccaaagggaaatttgttgagagacaagttttcatgcatcaagtttatgtcgccattgccggggattaatttttaatcaacaatgattacatttgaagatcactagattgagaattttttctttttgtttatttgattcagtcaatttcttttagtttgttttaatttcttcctgACCCCCTTCACCCTCtttattttttcgttttttctttctttgataattacaattctgctcactaacccactaactgtttgataaattgcattactcacactaacaattactctaacaagaatagtttcttcattttatctCCTGTTGTACAATCTGTCtattgtatgacagggagaagagaaggagttTCAACATCCttcgattcagaacctgaaaagaccctttggagactaagaagggaagcaagagggaaaagaattattggtgctgaggaagaagaggaagagtactttgaatccaacatggaagagaatttggagaacaatcatgaagaagaagctcacaaccatgctagagaaggccatgcaaaccgtgctgggcaagaaaggagagttctaggctcctatatcaatcctaatccaggaaactgtggaagtagcattcagaagcccaccatacatgccaacaatttcgaactaaaaccccagctcatcactcttgtttAGAACAAATGTTCATTCAGAAgaagtgctcaagaagaccccaatcaacatctaaccaccttcctgagaatttgtgacactgtgaagtccaatggagtccatccAGATTtctataggttgctcttgttccctttttcactcaaggacaaggcatccaaatggcttgaatccttcccaaaggagggcttaacaaattgggaagatgtggtgaataagtttttggcaagattttaccctcctcaaaggatcaacaggctgagagctgaagtgcaaactttcaggcaacaagatggtgagactctttatgaagcatgggagaggttcaaagacctaacaagaagatgcccaccagagatgttcaatgaatgggttcaaattcacatcttctatgaaggtctttcctatgagtcaaagaaggctgtggatcattcatcaggaggctctctaaacaagaagaaaaccattgaagaagccatagatgtcattgagacagttgctgagaatgactacttctatgcctccgaaagaagtaacaccaaaggagtaatggagctgaaccacatggatgcattattagctcaaaataagatgatcaccaagcagctagcagatctcacCAAGAAGGTAGAGtaaaaccaagttgcagcagccatcacctcatcatcagctcaagaatgagtaaacataggagaagaaggtgactgggagcaagccaactatgttggaaactcacctagacaagtccatgatccatactccaaaaattataactttggatggagaaatcaccccaactttggatggggaaaccaacaagaccaagggcaagatcagagacgccacaacctcaactccaacaacaatgcaactcatcAACACACCTCACAGAGATCTTACCAACATCTATCTAACCAatcttctcaaccacctaatctcaacccaccatcattaACAGATGATAAGCTCTCaaagattgaggctctacttgaaaactggtgcacgaaattgcaatcacacttttgcaattccgcacaactaaccagcaagtgcactgggttgtccaagtaataccttatgtgagtaagggtcgatcccacagagattgtcggcttgaagcaagctatggttatcttgtaactcttagtcaggagatcaatAATTCTCGGGTTTAATTATGAAGAGtagaaaaacatgaaataaatacttgttttgcagtaatggagaacaggttgagggttttggagatgctctatcttctgaatctctgctttcctactgtcttcttctttatacacacaaggctccttccatggcaagctgtatgtagggtttcactgttgtcaatggctacctcccatcctctcagtgaaaatgttcaacgcgctctgtcacagcacggctattcatctgtcggttctcgatcatgtcggaatagaatccagtgattcttttgcgtctgtctctaacgccccacaatcgcgagtttgaagctcgtcacagtcattcaatccctgaatcctactcagaataccacagacaaggtttagaccttccggatcctcaagaatggccgccaatatattctagcttatacc is part of the Arachis duranensis cultivar V14167 chromosome 1, aradu.V14167.gnm2.J7QH, whole genome shotgun sequence genome and encodes:
- the LOC107493113 gene encoding uncharacterized protein LOC107493113 yields the protein MGATPFTERILKAKLPKGFDKPTDMKYDRTKDPQEHLTTFEARMNLEGAADVVRCRAFPVTLAGPTIKWFNALPNGSIAGFHDITRKFMPQFTTRITKAKHPISLLGVTQKQDESTRKYLDRFNDECLMVDGLTDSIASLCLTNGLMNEDFRKHLTTKPVWTMHEIQNVTKDYINDEEVIQVVTAKKQQHNHTQHGNLAPRHNPPPRENQRDHPKLTNTSRPPRIGKFSNYMPLTAPITEIYDARASREKRRSFNILRFRT